A window of Aythya fuligula isolate bAytFul2 chromosome 12, bAytFul2.pri, whole genome shotgun sequence genomic DNA:
ACAGAAGCACGCTGtacaaagctgaagaaattgTGACCCAATTACGATACATGAAGCATCTCAGAAGCATGTAGGCAGAGGGACAGAGATACCAACTCCTCCTGCTAGCCCTGCTGCACTGCATGCGGCCTCAACGCTGACACTAATACAAGCGTATCTACCTCTCAGGGCttacttctttatttctgttcctgcaaaaactgttatataaaagtatattatCATTTTAATCTGTTGCTTGCTCATTTTATTCTGCAAACTGATGAGATAAGCTGAAGGCCTAGTACTGACGCCAAAGTCAGACTCTAGTTGTTGAGTTTCCCAGATCCAATGTGTTTGAGAATACTCTCCACTTCTGCCATAGGCTTCTCCcaacacattttgaaagcagGATTTGAGTCCAGTTCCACACATTATTCCCTATAATGAAAGTTCACTCCCAGGGATGCTAGGATATCCCAGCCTTACTCACAGCCCCAAACCACCCCATGCCTCTTGGCATACTCACCAGCCACCGGTGCAGAAGAAGCATCCTTGTCAGCGTTAGGCTCGTCAATCTGAAACAGGCTCTCAGTTACTATCATTCTTTCCTAGCAGGCACAGAATCCCCCAGCTGTACAGGCACAACTCGTGCAAAAGCAGCCACACTCATGCACAGCAATGCATATGCCACACCTCCCCAAGAAGACAGATAAACCCTTGCTTCCAGCACACTCCAAAGAATCTGTATCTCTTCCCAAGAAAAGGGGGCAGTGCTTCTATTTCCCTGTCCCTCCTTGTCAATCAAAGCAGCTTAATTGGCCATAATTTGGTACTAGATAAGCAGCACATCTACTACCAGGTCTAAACATATTTATCAAGGACAAAAGTGGGAGAAGACTGCCCTCTTCATCCACGTAAGCACAGCAACTGCTTCCTTTCACAAGCAATAGATGAGCCCTTGCGATCAGCAGCAACGTAAGAAACGATCTCTTCAGAAGTCTTGAACCCGCTAGGACAAAGGCCCACAGCATGGTCAGTTTTGCTGGAAGAACTCCTCcttcctgctgggctgcagtcAGTGCCATCTATCTGCACCTAGCTGACAGCTGCTGTACCTGTGCCTGCATCTCCTGGACTCAAAGGTACGCACAACTGTTGGGCTACACTTGTTGCTATTCATGGCATCGCAGAGACAAAcatgtcaccaaaaaaaaaaaaaaaagatgtgatcATGAACTGCAACAAAACCAAGCATGGAAAGCAAACTCCAGActccccttttttctccccGAGGACTTAGAAAAGTCTGGGAAAGGAAGAGTGCTTAAATGTTCTTCAGCTGGGTCAGCCAAAATTTTCATCCAGACTACCTATGTATTAGTTCAAACGCCATGAGACAGACTGAAAGTGGTAAACCTGTCACGTTACAAAAATAGGATCCAGGGTCTCTGCTCATCAACTGTTTATCATCGTTTTAACAACACGGTAAAAATAAACCTTGGCTTTCCTCTGCAGTTAAAATACACAGAGGAATGAGGAACTTCTCACAAGACTCTTTCTCATCACACACACCCAGCTATTCACCACACCCAAAGCAATGCCGAGCACCACCCCAAAAGCTCCAAAGGTCGATAGCAACGTGCTTAATGAATGGCTTCCACTGCCCTCCTCTCAAGTTTCCCTCTGCTGCCCACAGCGGTGGGTGATTCAGCTCAGGCACTTACAGATTCGTATGTTGGTGGGTTTGCTGGAATTGGTGGCGGATGAATGTTAGTAAAAGGCTGGTAGGTCCCCACCGGCAGGCCACTGAAGTTCTCCTGTACAGAGAGAAATTGAACAGTCACGCGCCAGCCAAGTCACCTGAGAGCCACCATGGGACACAATACATCTACAGCTGCTACGGGAGTCAGAGAAAGTGGTAGTTTAAGGTAAGTATCCAACTTGACATAGATTATGCTCACTAGGAACAGATTCTCAAGTATTAATCAGACACAGTCACCTGCAGCCACTGAACAGCACTACAAGTTATTCTAAAGAACCATCACGAGTAAACACTTCATCCCATGCAGTATTATAAATACCagataataaaaatgtggaacACTCTGCCTTAAGCATTCTTGAGCCATCTCTCCTGAGTGCAACACCACAGAATGGGAAGGAACTCTCTATGGTTCACCGAAGGCTTTGTATGTATTACCCTTACTTGTAAAACAACAGTGCCTCAAAGGTCTAGACTTAGAGCAAGTCCTCAGATTATTTATGCCTGGGTCTTCAGCCTGCTAACGGTACTTGGCCCAgattttccatgaaaaacacCACATTGCTGGGTCTTTATTAAGATATCAAGCCAACCCGCTGTTTTGCCACTCCCCAGATATCCTGTTAACAGCCAAGAAAGGTGCTCTTTCAGGCTTCTGCCTTCCATTCCCACAGCAAATCATCTCAGAGCCGCTGGCCTAGTCCCCTCCCAACTTGGGTCTAAAGGCAAGgcacttctgcattttcctttgctgttccCATCCCATAAAACTCACTTGATTTCCTTGACTGAACCTTGGCACGCTACCAGCCTACCAAGTTCAAAGTGCTGCTCCAACCCCAGGACAAAAGCCTGACAGTCAGAAGACTGCCTCAGGAGTTAGGTCTGGACTCCTCTGGTCCCTGAATGCAGAGGGCTGGCTGGAGAACAGTGGGAGGAATCTCCACAGTCAAGAAGCAACGAGAAGCTTCAGCTGTGCTGCCAACAATTTCCATCTCACGCAGTTTCACAGTTACAAGATGGCCTTCTGACACATCACGCTGTCAGGTACAGATACTTCCCAATCGGCAGGGACAGGGCTAAGCATCACAACCAGTCCTCCACAGAAGAAAGGCAAGCTCAAACCAAAGCCACTTACCGGTCCCTTTGGAGGTGGATAGGAGAAGGGTGGATTTGGTGACGGCATGGGCATAGGCATCGGCACTGGCACAGGCACTAATCCATCAAGACCAACCAGTGGGGCAGTAAAtccaccacctcctccccctccatGGCCGCCCTTCTTCACATCATCTGTGAATCCCACGTCAATCAGATCTGCCGCCACGCCTGTAGGGGCTTCAgcctggggagggaagaagaatcTCTTTTCTGATCACAACCCTCTGAACAGCATTAGATGCAGGTTTTGTCTCTGGACAAGATGGGACAAAGCCAGAAGGACAGAATGGACAGCAACTGCATTAATGGAAGTCAGAAGAGAGACCAGACTGCAGCATGACAACAGCCATATACCACAGTATGGGAAGTAGCAGGGATCCTGCTATGCTAGTATGCTAGGACTGTACAGAAGGCATCAAAGCACAGCTACCACCAAGTTTGGTGCAAAGCTTCAGACTGGTGCTCTGAATACCCACCCAAGTACTAATGGGAAAATTCCATCACAGTAACACAGAAGAGAGCTACAGACCTGCAGTGCCTCACTCACCATCACCACCGAGTCAGGCTCGTAGGGCACATTGTAGTTCTTGGCAATCTCAATGAGGTATCTCTCCACCAGAATCTTGGGTGGTGCCTCCACACTCAGCTTGTGCATCAGCTGGAACACAAGGGTGCAGAGATGCTCACGAGGAACGGGGCAGCACAACACAGCCGGGCTCTGTCCCAGCCAGGGCCACCTGCCGTGGGGAGCACAGCGCAGCGCTGAGGAGCCtttcctcccagcacagcactgccacaggGGAGCCTGCTGGCAGCCACAGGGCAGGGCTCCCCACGCTCTGAGCCTCTCCgcccacaggcagcacaggcagaCCCCACCTGCCAGGCACCTCAGCACCATGCTCCTGTGCTTCAAGGCCAGCAAGCCCCAGCAGCGCAGCTGTCCCACCCCACCCTGCAGCGAGCCGCAGGCATCAGCCACTGGCCACAGGAATAAGTGGCAGAAAGCCACAGCAGACAGATCTGTTCTGCCAGCTGAAGCTGGCTGTAGCTGTTCTACCAGTTCATTACCCTGTCATTAACTGTTCCGATCTGGTTTGTCCGGCACAGCTTCCCGTACTCCTTGCTGTATTTGGCACACAGCTGGTCAGCgacctgcagcaggagaggaactCTGGGAACATGCACAGCCTTGCTTTCCCCCAGCCACACGTTCCACatttcctgcagccccacagccctcccTGCCTCTATTTGCTCTCATTTCTGGCACCAAGAGAGCCCAGCTCATCAGCCTCAACTGTCCCTGAGGCTCCACGGTTCCTTGTAGAAATGAAACCTGGGCCGGGGTCTCCACCTGCAGAGCTGGTAAGGTTACGTCCTTTGCCTTAAAGGCAGAGTCCCGGGAGAAAGCTTCCATCAGTTTCTCACAGTGTTACCCCCACCCTGCTAACACCTCTCAAACAACCCTACTCACAATCTTTAACTCAGCCACTTCTGACTGGAGCCGTGGTGCAGCCCAAATCAGTGTAGAGACCGCTTCTGCCAGGCCGGAGTCCAGCTCCCTAAGGACAACAGAAGTCTTTGCAGCCCTCAACCTGCTCAGCCTTTAAGTCCCCGACCTCCATTCCAAGCTCCAGAGACTTCCCcatctggggaagaaaaggccTCTGGAGGCCCTAGGACACCGGGACAAACACGGGTGCCATTCTGTATCCCAGGTGTGCCCCCAGCAGTTCCCCGCCCTGAGCCCAAGGGGCCTGGACCCTCTCCCACAGCACACCCTCTAGTCCAGAGCTTACTTCATGGACTGAATCAAGCCAAAGCGGGCTAGCAGCAGATCGCAGTACAGCTCCAGGATCTCCATGGCCTCCACGAGGTAATCTTCACGGATGATATGTTCCACACGAATCCTGGCACGCTCATCTTTCCCAGCTGCCAGATAATCTGCAATCTCCTTCCTTGCCTTCTGGGCCAGCTCAGCTACAACACATATCCCAAAGCCAGTCACTGTGCTGCCAGAGGTTGCTGCCTCCAAatccccccgcagcccccaccACACATATCCATTACcagcttctctctctccattGAGCCTCTGCAGTGCAAGACACGCAGCCACGGCTTAATGGAGCCTTTGTGTCTCAGTCCACACATACCAACTCACAGGAGAAAGGGCAGTGGGCTTTTGCCTGTTAGAGACACTTCTACACCTTCAGTTACCTTGCAGAGTCAATCAAGACCATGGGGTAAATCTCTTATCTACATCTGAtcagggcagagcagcccaggTGGGGAGAGACATGCACAGGAAATTCCTCACTGCGCTACAGGCACAGAAGGCCCAGGAGATGGTCCTCTGGGCAAAGTGGACCATCCCTCACACACAGCCCACAGCTGTGACCCCGCACACCTTGTCAGCTGCACTCTGACACCTGCCAGGGAGCTGGATGGAGGCCGCACCACAGCCAACCTGTTCCTCTGGGGACCCACGCACCAGGGCAGAACACAAGGCCTGGGTCCAGCAAGGAAGAGCAGAAGGCTACTCCATCCTTGGCCCGTGAAACTCCCCCGACCCCAGAAAAATCATCTTCTCAAGTCTCCTGAGCCCCAAAAGCATCCTGGGTCACACCTACCCCCTCAAATACTCACTCTTCTTCTTCTCCAGCAGTTTGAGGCGATTGATGACAAGGCGTAGGTTAACTCGCAGGCGTTCAGCTTTGAATCCAGAGCCCAACATGATGAACAGGTTCTGTGGGAGAAGACGAGAAGGTCATCAGCACCAGCAACCGATGGGCACACCAGAAGAACACTGGTTACTGCTTTActcagaaaaacattaaattcaaTGAAAGCAAATGCTGGTTCCTAGAAAGGCGACTGATGCTCCGTGCTTGTCAGCGTTCAggaggcatttggacaacatcgtcaataatatgctttaacttttggttagccctgaagtggtcagggaGTTGGACTCCACCGTCATTGCACTTAACAATTCTATCCTACGTGTCCAAATGAACAGCTACCTGCTATTCCTGAATCTGCTTATTTACAGATGACTGGGCCTACAGCACCACCGTTCCCTTTCCCACCTTACAACATTGCACCAAACCAAGGccaacagcaaacagaaacttCCTGAATATTCCCCTTCTGACAGACTGCACCTCAACCCCAGAAAGAGATGggagatgataaaaaaaaagtgcctaCTCCATAAAAAGGTACAGGGCTAGAAAACATACCCTAAAACGTAACTTTGAAGGCCTGAGTATATTCAATTTGGATAGCTAACGCTAGCCACCAGCATACGGTAAAATTTTAAGAACTGTGATTCTATGTTAGATTAACACCCAACAGCAATagtctgggaagaaaaatgtgagttCAACTCAGTAAGGCAAGCTACACAGCATTTTGAGGTTCCCTATCCTagatttctttgaaatgcaaattaatatatatatatatattaattattaatataaatatatactaattattaatataaatatatattaattaattatatatatatcacatcATCAGTAGCAGTAAGTATTAAACAGCATAAATAGCAGAAGACATGCTTTCACTCATTTACTTTGAAAAGCGAGACAAGTACACCAATGCCTGGAGATGCCAGCACAACA
This region includes:
- the IST1 gene encoding IST1 homolog → MLGSGFKAERLRVNLRLVINRLKLLEKKKTELAQKARKEIADYLAAGKDERARIRVEHIIREDYLVEAMEILELYCDLLLARFGLIQSMKELDSGLAEAVSTLIWAAPRLQSEVAELKIVADQLCAKYSKEYGKLCRTNQIGTVNDRLMHKLSVEAPPKILVERYLIEIAKNYNVPYEPDSVVMAEAPTGVAADLIDVGFTDDVKKGGHGGGGGGGFTAPLVGLDGLVPVPVPMPMPMPSPNPPFSYPPPKGPENFSGLPVGTYQPFTNIHPPPIPANPPTYESIDEPNADKDASSAPVAGPGPKSEPSPKPRAGPPNTIDNFVLPELPSVPDTLPTASAGTNSSASEDIDFDDLSRRFEELKKKT